The segment ACGCTGCGGTCGCTGAGCACCAGCTGCACGTGTTCGCGCGCCACGTTGGAGGCAATCGGCCCGGCCAGCTGCGCCAGCGCGTGGCTGGGGGCGGCCACGGGAATCAGGCGCACGTGGCCGACGGCCAGGCGCTCGAAGACGCTGGCCGTGGCCGTCATCCAGCCACCGAGGCCGATGTGGCAGCTGCCATCCATCACCAGTTGCGCCACGGCGCCCATGGCTTCGATGCGCAGGCGCAGGGCGACGGTGGGGAACTGCGCCTGGAACGCTTCGAGCACGCGCACCAGCACGCAGGTGGGAAACATCACGTCGACCACCACCGATACTTCCGCTTCCAGCCCGCCGGCCAGCGCCTTGGCCCGCGCGCGCATGCCGTCGACCTTCAGGGCCACGGCGCGCGCGTCGGCCAGCAGGGCCTTGCCCGCGTCCGTCAGGGTGGGCTTGCGCTTGCCGCGGTCGAGCAGCACGACGTTCAGTTGTTCTTCCAGGTTGGCGATGGTGTAGCTGATCACCGATTGCGTGCGGTGCAGCTGGCGCGCCGCGTGGGCGAAGCCGCCCGCGTCGATGACGGCGACGAAGACGCGCAACTGGTCGAGCGAAGGCTGGCCCGGTTCTCTCATGCTGGCTCCATATCTAAAAATTCGATGCTAATCATTTATATTTAAACGGTTTCATCGATAGTAGACCCGAACTATGATGTGTGCAAGTGCAGCAAACGCCGCACCCCATCTATCGATCTTGAAGGAGTGCATCATGGCAAACGTACTACACATCAATAGCAGCGTGCGCAACAGCGGTTCCCTGTCGCGTCAACTGTCGGGCGAATTCGTCGCCAAGCTGGCCGCGCAAGGCGACACCATCGTCGTGCGCGACCTGGCCGCGCAACCGGTGCCGCATCTGACGGAAGAAGTCATGGGCGCGTTCTTCACGCCGGCCGAACAGCGCAGCGCGCAGGCGGCAGCGGCCGTGCAATTGTCCGATACCCTGGTCGATGAATTGCTGGCCGCCGACGTGCTGGTGCTGGCAGCGCCCATGTATAATTTTTCCGTGCCTTCGACCCTGAAGGCGTGGATCGACCACGTGGCGCGCGCTGGCCGCACCTTCCAGTACACGGCCAATGGCCCCGTCGGCCTGGCCACGGGCAAGAAAGCCGTGATTTTCACGGCCAGCGGCGGCGTCTACAGCGAAGGCCCGGGCGCCGCGTATGACTACCTGAGCACCTATCTGCGCACGGCGCTGGGCTTCATCGGCATCACCGACATCGAGTTCGTGCAAGCCGAAGGCGTGGCCATGGGCGAGGATGCCGTCACCAGCGCGATCGCCAAGGGGCGTGCGTCGATCGAGGCGCTGGCTGCCTGATATACGCCTTTCGAGGGATTGCCAAGCTGGCATGCTTGGCATAAGCTTGCCGGCGGCACGCCCCGTGCCAGTCGGCGAGCCGTTCGCCATGAAAGTCCCTCATGCACAAGTTGGCCAGCGCAGTATTGTTCGGATGTTCCTTGTTTTCAGCAGGTATTGCGCCGGCGCAGACTGTGCCCCCGGCGCCGTCCCACGTGGGACGTCATGCCTCCACGCCCGAGGATATCCGCGCCATCGAGAAAGTCGTCGCCGACTTCCAGGCGGCGCTGATCGCCAAGGATGTCAAGCTGCTGTCGTCGCTGCTGCTGCACACGAACATCCTGTTCGCCTCGCCGGCCGATGACGCTTTCATCCAGAAAATGCGCGACACGACGGACGTCCACTTCGACGGCGTCCCGGCGGCCGGCTACGTCGGTTTCGCCAACTACATCAAGCGCGAACCCCTGCGCACGGAAGAAAAATTCTACAACGTCAAGATCACCCAGGACCGCCATGTGGCGTGGGTCAACTTCGACTACGAATTCCTCGTCGGCGACAAACTGTCGAACTATGGCGTCGAAGCGTGGCAGATGGTCAAGCGCGACGGCCTATGGAAAATCCTCAGCGTCGTCTGGTCCATGCATGCCGCAGCCGAGGCGGCGAAATAGGGCAGGCGCCAGGGGCGTTCAGTACAGAGTTGCCTTCTCATAATTTTTTCGCATCGTCTATACTTTCAATGGGCGTGCCGCCATGCCTGGAAATCAGGCAGGCGTTCAAGTTTTTCCCTGTGCCGCGTAATAAAAAGCAGATAAGTGAGTCAGTATCCTGAGCAAGCGCGATTGCATGTATTCCAACCCTACGCCGGGCAGGGCCGTTGAGACAGGCTGCCCGGGGATGTCATTTTTGGAGCAAACATCGTGCCGATAAAGTACGTTGATACGTATGAGATAAATTACACGGCGGAACCCTTGCGCGGTTGCAAACTGTGGGGCGCCTATGTGTCTCTGTACACCCCATCGAGCAATCCCATGCATCGAAACAATATCGTCAAAAAGCACCGCGTGCTGGCCGACCATCCGTTCGCGACGGAAGCCGAAGCCGTCAGCGAGGCGGCCGAGGTGGCGTTGAAGCTGGTCGAGCGGCGCCAGCGCCGTTACGTCTTCCACCCCTGATGCCATTGCGCCGCATCTTCCAGCGCGCGCCAGGGCAGGATCTGCACGCGGCCCGAATGCACGGCTTCCAGTTTCACATGCGTAACCGGCTCACCCGGCGTGGCCGCCGCGCACACCTTGATGACGAGGAAATGCTTTTCCTTGTTGACCGGTGTCACGGCAGTCCATTTGCTGTTGAGTAATTTGTTTGGACGCAAGTTATTGCGATGTGGAAGGTGCATGGCGGGCCCCGGATTGGCGTGATGGCGATCTTGCCATTATCATGCAAGTTCCCGCCACGCACGAGGACCGCCATGAAACGCCAGTTGCACCTGCTCGTCATCGACCCGCAAAACGATTTTTGCGACCTGCCCGCCGAATGGCTGCCTGCCGGCGCCGCGCCTGCCCTGGCCGTGCCCGGCGCCCACGCCGACATGCTGCGCGTGGCCCAGCTGATACGTGAAGGGGGCAACGGCTTGACGCAGATCAGCGTGACCCTTGACGCCCACCACCGCTACGACATCGCCCACCCCGCTTTCTGGCGCACGGGCGACGGCGCCCCGGTCGCGCCATTTACGCAGATCTGCGCCCGGCAAGTGCGCGACCGCTTGTTCCTGCCCGCCGCCAGCGGCGCCTTGCCGCGCGCGCTGGCCTACCTCGATGCGCTGGAGCAAGCGGGGCGCTATCAATTGATGGTGTGGCCCGTGCATTGCGAGATTGGCAGCTGGGGCCAGAATATCCACGCCGCCGTGCGCGCCGCCTACAACGCCTGGGAAGTGGATCATTTGCAAGTGGTGGCCAAGCTGAGCAAGGGTTCCAATCCGTGGACCGAACATTACTCGGCCGTCATGGCGGAAGTGCCCGATGCGCAGGATGCGGCCACCCAGCTCAACCTGGATTTCCTCGCCACCCTGCTGCCGGCGCAGCAGATTTACGTCACCGGCGAAGCGGGCAGCCATTGCGTGAAAGCCAGCACCGAGCACATCGCCGATTACCTGGAAGGGCAGCAAGGCAAGCAGGCCCTGTCGCGCCTGGTCCTGCTGACGGATTGCATGAGCCCCGTCACGGGCTTTGCAACGCAGCAGCGCGACTTCCTTGCCGCCATGCACGAGCGCGGCGCGCGGCTGGCCACGTCGGCCGACGTCTTGCCCGAGTTGCTGGCCAACGCAGGCGATTGAGGCTGTCCTGCAAGCGGACCCTGCCGAAATGCCTGCGGTGGCGTACTATTCTGGCTTCAGGAAGTTGGAGAAAACACACATGACCCCGATAGTGCGCAGTTTGCTGGAAACCGATCTGTATAAATTTACAATGTGGCAAGCCTTGCTGCACGGTCATCCGAATACCCATACCGAATACGAATTTGTCTGCCGCAACGCCACCGCCTTTCCCCTGGCCGAACTGAAGGGCGAGCTGGAAGAACAGCTCGACCACCTGTGCTCGATGTCGTTTGCGGACGATGAGCTGGCTTATCTGCGCACCCTGCGCTTCATGAAGAGCGACTTCGTCGACTTTTTGACGGTGTTCCGCTTCCAGCGCAAGTTCATCGACGTCAGCACGAATGGCGACACCTTGCTCGTGCACGCGGCCGGGCCGCAGGTGCACGTGATGGGTTTCGAGATTTTCGTGCTGTACATCATCAATGAACTGTATTTCCGCCGTTTTGACCTGGACGCGGCCATGCGCGAAGGGCGCCACCGCCTGGGCTTGAAAGTGGAAGCCGTCAAGGAATTCGGCAAGTTGCCGCGGCGCAAGCATCCATTTGAATTTTCCGACTTCGGCGTGCGCCGGCGTTTTTCCGGCGCCTGGCACGACGAAGTAGTGCAGCGCCTGGCGCGCGAAGTGCCCGAGTATTTCAAGGGTACGTCGAATGTCTACCTGGCGAAAAAGCTCGGCATCGTGCCGATCGGCACCATGGCGCATGAATACATGCAGTCGTTCCAGTCGTTCGGCGTGCGTCTGCGCGATTTTCAAAAGGCGGCACTGGAAGACTGGGTGCAGGAATACCGGGGCGACCTGGGCATCGCCCTGACGGACGTGGTCGGCATGGATGCTTTCCTGGCCGACTTCGACCTGTATTTCGCCAAGCTGTTCGACGGCTTGCGCCACGATTCGGGCGACCCCGTCGAGTGGGGCGAGAAGGCGCTGGCCCACTACGCGGCCCTGCGTATCGACGCCAATACCAAGCGCCTCGTGTTTTCCGACGGCCTGGACCTGGACAAGGCCTTCGCCCTGTACCAGCACTTCGCCGACCGCATCATGACGGGCTTTGGCATCGGCACCAATCTCACCAACGATGTCGGCTTGACGCCGCTCAACATCGTCATGAAACTGGTGCGCTGCAATGGCCAGTCCGTGGCGAAGCTGTCCGATTCGCCGGGCAAGACCCTGTGCAAGGATGAGACCTTCCTCGCCTATTTGCGGCAAGTGTTTCACCACCCCGCCGTCCAGGCGCCTGTCTAGTGGGGTAGGTCGGATTAGCGGGGCCGCCGAGGCGGGGCAAAGCCGCGCGTAATCCGACAAAGCTGACAAGCCCGGCGGGCAGCCGGTGCGCCTGGGTGTTTGAAACCTCGCCTTAAAACCCCGTCACCACCGTATTCATATGCTCGACCTGCGGCGGTGCGGCAAAAAATTCACCGACCAGGCCGCGCCATGCCTGGAAGTCCTCGCTGCCGCGGAAATGCACGGTATGGTCTTCCAGGGTTGTCCAGCCCACGACCAGGCGGTAGGCGTCGCCGTTTTCGATCGAGCGCTCCAGGCGCATCGATTCGCAGCCGCGCGCGCGCTGGAACAGGGGGACGGCTTTCGTCACGGCCGCTTCGAAGGCTGCGTGCGTGGCCGATTTGATCTGGATGTGGGCAATTTCAAAAATCATGGCAAGTTCCGGTTTTGAAAGAAAGAATGCAGATCTTGCCACAGATTGTGCCCGCTTGCGGGCGGTAATGGGGCTGTTGCCGTTCAGCTGGCGCCGCTGTCCCTGTCCAGTGCTTGCTGCAAATAGGCTTCCAGCTGGGGCACGTTCATGCTGGCGACCTCCCTGGCCAGGGCATGGCTGAGCCGTTTTTCCACCTGGGCGTCCAGGCTTAGACGCAGCTGTCCCAGGAACTTGGGCGCGGCGACGAGGCACAGCTTGCTGTAGCGCCGTTGCTGCAAGCCCTGCTGCAACACTTGCGCGATCTGCCGGGCAAACTGTTCGTTCGCATGCTCGACTGGCGCCACCCTGGGCTCGGCCGTGTGCGCCTGCGTGCCCGCCTGCGTCCCGGCCCGCATGCCGCTGCCGAAGCGTCCGCTGGCATCGCTGTTCAGGGCGTTCTCCGTTTCGCGGCCCGCCGGATTGACAAAATCCTGCAGCTCGCCCAGCTGGTTTTGCTGTCCCAGCGCAAACAGCCGCGCCCGGCTGCTGTCGGCCACTACCACCCACGTGACGTCCATGCTCATTCTCCTTGCTGTGCGCCCGGCTAGCGCGACAGGGCCGCCACGCCGCCGTGCCTGTTCTGGCCGCAACGGGCCGTACGCTGTTCGATATCGCTGCCGCCGCACGCCTGCACGATGGCGTGTGCGCGCTCGTGTTCATCGGCATGGCGCGTGGCCACCACCAGGCGGACCATGCCGCGAAACGCCGCCTTGCCGTAGTTGCGCCGGTACAGATCGTTGTCGCCGCCGAACAGGGCATGGACGGCCCGTTCCAGCCAGCTGCTGAGGGTGTCGTAATTGCCGACCGTAAAATTGCCCTGCACGGGGCCAGCCTCGTCGTCGCCCGCGTCCAGCTGCACGGCGTGAGGAGGAAAGCCTTCGGCCAGCAGCCGGTTGCGGGCGCGCTCGGCATCGGGCAAGTGGTCGAAGATACGGATGAGGGTAATGTTGCCGCTGCTGCTGTCCATGGTCCGGCCTTTCAAGGAGGTGTACTTGATTTGACCGGCGAGGCTGTAAATAATTCTGTCTCAGCCTGTAAAATCCTCGATCAAGAGGCAAAAGTTTGATAAATATCCAGTATGGCTGCCAAGTCGCGCTAAGATACGCCTTGGGGAATCAATCTTTCATAGGAGAACCAAATGGCAGCGAAAAAAATTCTGTTTTTGACCGGCGATTTTGCAGAAGATTATGAAACGATGGTGCCGTTCCAGGCCCTGCTGATGCTCGGCCATACCGTGCATGCCGTCTGCCCCGGCAAGAAGAGCGGCGAGACGATCAAGACGGCCATCCACGATTTCGAGGGCGACCAGACCTACACGGAAAAGCCGGGCCATCTGTTCACCCTGAACGCCAGCTTCGACGACATCGATCCGGCCCACTATGACGCCGTGATGATCGCCGGCGGACGCGCCCCTGAATACCTGCGCCTGAACGAGAAAGTCATCGCCGCCGTGCGCCATTTCGCCGAAGCGGGCAAGCCCGTCGCGGCCGTCTGCCACGGCGCGCAGTTGCTGGCCGCCGCCGACGTCATCCGCGGCAAACGCATTTCCGCCTATCCCGCTTGCGCGCCGGAAGTGAAACTGGCGGGCGGCACGTATGCCGACATCGCCGTCACGGACGCCGTCACGGATGGCCAGTTCGTCACGGCACCCGCCTGGCCCGCGCATCCGGCCTGGCTGGCGCAATTCGTCAAGCTGCTCGGTACCGAAATTCATTTGTAACCTTCACCAGCCCGGCAGGCCGCAGCGCTTGCCGGGCGCATCACTTTTCAGATTCGAGTTCTTCATGCATGCGCCGCGCAGTCAACCTTCCCGCAAACAACTTCCAGCGTCGCGCTGGCGCCAGCGCCGCCTGGCGCAAGCCGCATCGGGCCTGAGCGCCGCGCAGGAACGCCAGCTGGCCACCCTGCACGAGATTTCCACCTTGCTGGCGGGACAGCACGCCATCGATGCATTGTGCCGCGGCTTCCTGCGCCACGTGATGGAGTTCGCGCAGGCCGAGGGCGGCACCGTGCGCATCCTCGATCCGCAGCAGGACACCGTGCACATCATCGTGCACGAGGGTATTTCCGACGCCATGGTGGAAGAGGAGCACTGCATCCGCAACAACGATTGCCTGTGCGGCGCGGCCGTCGCGCAAGGCGTGATCCAGATCCGCGATTTCCGCCAGGTCGATGCGCTGCAGCGTTATCGTTGCCAGGAAGAAGGGTTCATCGCCATCGCCGTCTTTCCCATCCTCGCGCGCGAGCAGGTGGTCGGCAGTTTTTCGCTGCACTTTGCGCGTCCGCAAGCCGCCCATGCGCAGCAGCAGGGCTGGCTGGAAACCCTGGGCCAGAGCCTGGGCATCGCCATTGAAAACCAGCGCCTGATCGCGCGCGAAAAGGAATTCGCCGTCGCGCGCGAACGCAGCCTGCTGGCCGAAGGCTTGCATGACAGCATCGCGCAAAGCCTGAACTTCATCAGCCTGCAAGTGCAGATGCTCGACGACTCCGTGCGCCGTGGCCAGCTCGACGAAGCGGCCGAAGTGCTGCCGCTGATGCGCATGGGCGTCGAGCAAAGCTACCAGGACGTGCGCGAACTGCTCGTCAATTTCCGTACGCGCTGGCATGGCAGCGACCTGGAAAGCAAGCTGTCGGAAGTGCTGGCCAAGTTCGAGCTGCAGACGGGCGTCGTCGGCTCGCTGGAAATGAGCGGCAACGGCGCGCCACTGGCGCCCGAGCAGCAGCTGCAGATCCTGTTCATCGTGCAGGAAGCGCTGTCGAATATCCGCAAGCACGCGCAGGCGAGCAACGTGGCGCTGCGCGTGGACAACGGGCGCGACTTTGCGCTGCAGGTGCGCGACGATGGCGAAGGCTTCGCCGCCAACCTGCGCGACAAGAAAACGGAATTGCAGATCGGCTTGCGTATCATGCAGGAAAGAGCCGAGCGGCTCGGTGCGCAATTTGCCATCGACAGCACGCCCGGCGGCGGCACGACGATCTCGCTGGCCTTGCCGGCGGCCCGGCGCCAGGCCGCGTAACAAATGAATCATCTTTATCAGGCAACAAACACGTGAACGTACCAATCAAAATCCTGCTGGTCGACGACCACACC is part of the Janthinobacterium sp. 67 genome and harbors:
- a CDS encoding LysR family transcriptional regulator — protein: MREPGQPSLDQLRVFVAVIDAGGFAHAARQLHRTQSVISYTIANLEEQLNVVLLDRGKRKPTLTDAGKALLADARAVALKVDGMRARAKALAGGLEAEVSVVVDVMFPTCVLVRVLEAFQAQFPTVALRLRIEAMGAVAQLVMDGSCHIGLGGWMTATASVFERLAVGHVRLIPVAAPSHALAQLAGPIASNVAREHVQLVLSDRSVLTQGQDFGVLGLRNWRLGDLGSKHALLRAGLGWGNMPEAMVRDDLEAGRLVHLPLAVDNGENYPIYLIQRADTPPGQAGKWLTERFAEQLPLLVQGF
- a CDS encoding FMN-dependent NADH-azoreductase: MANVLHINSSVRNSGSLSRQLSGEFVAKLAAQGDTIVVRDLAAQPVPHLTEEVMGAFFTPAEQRSAQAAAAVQLSDTLVDELLAADVLVLAAPMYNFSVPSTLKAWIDHVARAGRTFQYTANGPVGLATGKKAVIFTASGGVYSEGPGAAYDYLSTYLRTALGFIGITDIEFVQAEGVAMGEDAVTSAIAKGRASIEALAA
- a CDS encoding TIGR02450 family Trp-rich protein yields the protein MHLPHRNNLRPNKLLNSKWTAVTPVNKEKHFLVIKVCAAATPGEPVTHVKLEAVHSGRVQILPWRALEDAAQWHQGWKT
- a CDS encoding cysteine hydrolase, with protein sequence MKRQLHLLVIDPQNDFCDLPAEWLPAGAAPALAVPGAHADMLRVAQLIREGGNGLTQISVTLDAHHRYDIAHPAFWRTGDGAPVAPFTQICARQVRDRLFLPAASGALPRALAYLDALEQAGRYQLMVWPVHCEIGSWGQNIHAAVRAAYNAWEVDHLQVVAKLSKGSNPWTEHYSAVMAEVPDAQDAATQLNLDFLATLLPAQQIYVTGEAGSHCVKASTEHIADYLEGQQGKQALSRLVLLTDCMSPVTGFATQQRDFLAAMHERGARLATSADVLPELLANAGD
- the pncB gene encoding nicotinate phosphoribosyltransferase, whose amino-acid sequence is MTPIVRSLLETDLYKFTMWQALLHGHPNTHTEYEFVCRNATAFPLAELKGELEEQLDHLCSMSFADDELAYLRTLRFMKSDFVDFLTVFRFQRKFIDVSTNGDTLLVHAAGPQVHVMGFEIFVLYIINELYFRRFDLDAAMREGRHRLGLKVEAVKEFGKLPRRKHPFEFSDFGVRRRFSGAWHDEVVQRLAREVPEYFKGTSNVYLAKKLGIVPIGTMAHEYMQSFQSFGVRLRDFQKAALEDWVQEYRGDLGIALTDVVGMDAFLADFDLYFAKLFDGLRHDSGDPVEWGEKALAHYAALRIDANTKRLVFSDGLDLDKAFALYQHFADRIMTGFGIGTNLTNDVGLTPLNIVMKLVRCNGQSVAKLSDSPGKTLCKDETFLAYLRQVFHHPAVQAPV
- a CDS encoding antibiotic biosynthesis monooxygenase family protein, with amino-acid sequence MIFEIAHIQIKSATHAAFEAAVTKAVPLFQRARGCESMRLERSIENGDAYRLVVGWTTLEDHTVHFRGSEDFQAWRGLVGEFFAAPPQVEHMNTVVTGF
- a CDS encoding host attachment protein, with translation MDVTWVVVADSSRARLFALGQQNQLGELQDFVNPAGRETENALNSDASGRFGSGMRAGTQAGTQAHTAEPRVAPVEHANEQFARQIAQVLQQGLQQRRYSKLCLVAAPKFLGQLRLSLDAQVEKRLSHALAREVASMNVPQLEAYLQQALDRDSGAS
- a CDS encoding DJ-1/PfpI family protein, which produces MAAKKILFLTGDFAEDYETMVPFQALLMLGHTVHAVCPGKKSGETIKTAIHDFEGDQTYTEKPGHLFTLNASFDDIDPAHYDAVMIAGGRAPEYLRLNEKVIAAVRHFAEAGKPVAAVCHGAQLLAAADVIRGKRISAYPACAPEVKLAGGTYADIAVTDAVTDGQFVTAPAWPAHPAWLAQFVKLLGTEIHL
- a CDS encoding GAF domain-containing sensor histidine kinase, whose protein sequence is MHAPRSQPSRKQLPASRWRQRRLAQAASGLSAAQERQLATLHEISTLLAGQHAIDALCRGFLRHVMEFAQAEGGTVRILDPQQDTVHIIVHEGISDAMVEEEHCIRNNDCLCGAAVAQGVIQIRDFRQVDALQRYRCQEEGFIAIAVFPILAREQVVGSFSLHFARPQAAHAQQQGWLETLGQSLGIAIENQRLIAREKEFAVARERSLLAEGLHDSIAQSLNFISLQVQMLDDSVRRGQLDEAAEVLPLMRMGVEQSYQDVRELLVNFRTRWHGSDLESKLSEVLAKFELQTGVVGSLEMSGNGAPLAPEQQLQILFIVQEALSNIRKHAQASNVALRVDNGRDFALQVRDDGEGFAANLRDKKTELQIGLRIMQERAERLGAQFAIDSTPGGGTTISLALPAARRQAA